The DNA segment CTGGAGCATTCAGCCCTGGCAAGTCAATCAAGCGCTGAGTTGTGAGGTCGTATAGGTAGATGTCCTGACTGCCACGACGATCGGACACAAATATCAAATAACGCCCAGCCATCTGGGGTGATTGGTCAGCATAGGTACTATTGAGACTGCGCCCCCCTGGATCAAAGGGAAAGGTCAACAGCCGAGCAGGGGTAACACAACCCCCTAGACAGATTGTGAGCAAAGCTAGCAGTGGTATCTGTTTCATAAGGTCGCCAGAGCAATCTCTGATCGGGACTATGGTGATGGTTGCAAGCCAGGAATAGGAGCATTAGGACGATCCAATTCCACCGTAGCACCCCGATCTAACACTTCAATATCCCATTGACCCCGTGAACCTGTCTCAAAGGTGATGTAGCGTCCATCTGGGCTAATCTTAGGATTGCGGATCCAACCTTGGTATCCGATCGTTAATATCTGAGTACGTCGAGTTGCCCGATCGTAGAGTTCAATTTCTGGCCTGCCCCGGTCACTAGCCAAATAGACAATATAGCGAGCTGTGTAGCTAAGGCTGGGCTGCTCGGCGATCGCATTACGACGGTTTAGCTGGGGCAAATACACAAACTGACGCTGCTGCAAGTCATACAGGAGGATATTACGGCTGCCGTCTCGGTTAGACACAAAGGCTAAGAATCGACCGTCTCCACTTAAAGCTGGTTGTTCATCTGTATAGCGGCTATTGAGAGTACTAGTGAGGGGAAATTGATCAGTAGTAGCACAACTAGTCAGCGCCAACACAGTACTCATGGCTACCAACTTGGCAATCATTAAAGCTATGCGAGATAGCAAATCAGGACTGTGTAAACTCAGCAGACGTGTCGTCGTCATCCGTGAAACTGGTTGGCCTGGGCCTATCAGCATCATCCTCGTCACTGCTTCGCTGCCGCTTCCAGCTTACTTCACTGTTGTCAGCGTAGGCATCAACTGATTCGTCAGTGCCATTATTCGACCAATTGCTAGCATCATCACGTTGATCACCGCGCTTACCTGTTGATTCAAAAGGCTGGTCAACGGGTTGATAATCAACATAATCTTCATCCACAGCAACTCTAGCTGACGATCGCCGCCGAGGCGGTGACGGTTGATCATCGGGAGACGGTGAAGGTGGACGCGATCGGCGTGGCCTAGGTGGCAGATCTTCATCGTCCATGGGAGCATAGCCAGATGTTTGCTCACGACTGCGAGAGGGTCGTGCGGGACGATCATCCACCGATGTCCGGGGTGGCGCTTGATTGCTATCGTCTCGCGCAGGCCGCGGGCGGCGCTTTCGAGTCATATCGTCCACATCACCAGATGCACGCCCACGCGGTTCATCTTCGGGCGGGCGCACATCTCCCCGCAGAGGAGGCCGCCGACGGACTTCCGTATCGTAATTATCCTCGTCGCGATCGCGCAGGTCACGAGTGCCCCTGATGCGACGACGCTGGGGACGTTCATCAAAGGTTTCATAGTCATCCAGCTCCGCTCGATACACGCGGCTGACGGGGCGATCGTCATCCACGATTGGGCTGCGTTTAGCCTGTTCTGTAGCTACACCTCGCAGGCGGATACTTTCCCAGGCAAAAAACACGGCTGATCCTGCCAACAAAAACACTCCAAATTGTAAGATCGGATCAAGCCGCCATCCTTGGGACAATAGGATCAACCCACACAATAGGCCAACGGCTGAGAAGAAAATATCGTGGTCGCGGGCTAATTCAGGACGAAAGTTACGCAAAAAATACAGCCCGGCCCCAGCAACAGCTAGTGCAATCCCCAAAATACTTGCAGGATTCAGCCCTAAGTTAACTTGAGCCTGGACAATCTGAACAGATCCCTCCGCAGCGATCGCTATGTCCATTGCCCAGCTTCCTATAGCGTAAAATCCAAAATCTATCATT comes from the Cyanobacteriota bacterium genome and includes:
- a CDS encoding biopolymer transporter Tol, whose amino-acid sequence is MSTVLALTSCATTDQFPLTSTLNSRYTDEQPALSGDGRFLAFVSNRDGSRNILLYDLQQRQFVYLPQLNRRNAIAEQPSLSYTARYIVYLASDRGRPEIELYDRATRRTQILTIGYQGWIRNPKISPDGRYITFETGSRGQWDIEVLDRGATVELDRPNAPIPGLQPSP
- a CDS encoding Ycf66 family protein — translated: MDIAIAAEGSVQIVQAQVNLGLNPASILGIALAVAGAGLYFLRNFRPELARDHDIFFSAVGLLCGLILLSQGWRLDPILQFGVFLLAGSAVFFAWESIRLRGVATEQAKRSPIVDDDRPVSRVYRAELDDYETFDERPQRRRIRGTRDLRDRDEDNYDTEVRRRPPLRGDVRPPEDEPRGRASGDVDDMTRKRRPRPARDDSNQAPPRTSVDDRPARPSRSREQTSGYAPMDDEDLPPRPRRSRPPSPSPDDQPSPPRRRSSARVAVDEDYVDYQPVDQPFESTGKRGDQRDDASNWSNNGTDESVDAYADNSEVSWKRQRSSDEDDADRPRPTSFTDDDDTSAEFTQS